One genomic region from Streptomyces sp. Li-HN-5-11 encodes:
- a CDS encoding MarR family transcriptional regulator, which yields MNAPDFPPRALGAGRVRIGPLLRHAQRRAARTFSEALRPLGIEGRHYGVLLNLGTHGPLSQRRLIDLTREDKSSMVRTVDDLEARGLAVRRPSPTDRRAYAVEITEEGRALFARASVIADEVAARLLDCLSDQDQELLCSLLERFVAGSDD from the coding sequence ATGAACGCGCCCGACTTCCCACCCCGTGCCCTCGGCGCCGGCCGGGTACGTATCGGCCCGCTGCTCCGTCACGCCCAGCGGCGGGCGGCGCGGACGTTCTCCGAGGCGCTGCGCCCGCTGGGTATCGAGGGCCGTCACTACGGCGTCCTCCTCAATCTCGGCACGCACGGGCCGCTGAGCCAGCGCCGGCTCATCGACCTCACCCGCGAAGACAAGTCCTCCATGGTGCGTACGGTCGACGATCTGGAGGCCCGTGGCCTGGCGGTGCGGCGCCCGTCACCCACCGACCGGCGCGCTTACGCGGTGGAGATCACCGAGGAGGGCCGGGCTCTGTTCGCCCGGGCCTCGGTGATCGCGGACGAAGTGGCCGCCCGGCTCCTCGACTGCTTGAGCGACCAGGACCAGGAACTGCTGTGCTCTCTCCTGGAACGCTTCGTCGCCGGTTCGGACGACTGA
- a CDS encoding DUF2264 domain-containing protein, whose product MQLPPEDRTLSPYTGYTRDHWEAAADALLAATEPYASEDRALYHLPGDRTSWSGRLSDGLEGYARTLLLAAFRRDETALQRYADGLAAGTAGVWPRIEDRGQPLVEAASIALALRLTRPLLWDRLDDAVRQRAAAWLGEALTAEAWPCNWELFPVTVGGFLQETGYEPDICRKAIDRGLERVERWYVGGGWYTDGDGRKFDYYNGWAMHLYTVLHAWLADDSELLTVYGMRLSEHLADYARLFGGDGAPMHQGRSLTYRFATTAPLWLGALTGRTPLPPGETRRLASGALRYFLDRGAVDERGLLTLGWLGPDEKVLQGYSGPASPYWASKGFLGLLLPPEHEVWTAPEEPAPAERTDAVTPIPAPNWLLQSTRSDGVVRLHNHGSEDVRYDPYYTRLAYSTVTRPSHSSPDNSVSVGGDASRTDITPLGTGEGWAASRHTVTDGVTVTSLVIAHRAAEVRAHLVAGAPPATPVRITGWAPAEGATAELLPVHGLSGTDALTGTTADGATLFVALARLTKEAAPLPLADLVSVTVEQAPGAGDDGYELDVHWTTGPAIRFRFTASTAPDGRPPSGPAPQPSWSVTIEPPA is encoded by the coding sequence ATGCAGTTGCCCCCCGAGGACCGCACCCTCAGCCCGTACACCGGCTACACCCGCGACCACTGGGAGGCGGCCGCCGACGCGCTGCTCGCCGCCACCGAGCCGTACGCGAGCGAGGACCGCGCCCTCTACCACCTGCCCGGAGACCGGACGAGCTGGTCCGGCCGGCTCTCCGACGGACTCGAGGGCTACGCCCGTACGCTGCTGCTCGCGGCCTTCCGCCGGGACGAGACCGCGCTCCAGCGCTACGCCGACGGGCTCGCCGCCGGCACCGCGGGTGTCTGGCCCCGTATCGAGGACCGCGGCCAGCCCCTGGTCGAGGCCGCGTCCATCGCGCTCGCCCTGCGCCTGACCCGCCCACTGCTGTGGGACCGCCTGGACGACGCCGTGCGGCAGCGGGCCGCGGCCTGGCTCGGCGAGGCGCTCACAGCCGAGGCCTGGCCCTGCAACTGGGAGCTGTTCCCGGTCACCGTCGGCGGCTTCCTGCAGGAGACCGGGTACGAGCCGGACATATGCCGCAAGGCGATCGACCGCGGCCTGGAGCGCGTCGAACGGTGGTACGTCGGCGGGGGCTGGTACACCGACGGCGACGGCCGGAAGTTCGACTACTACAACGGCTGGGCGATGCACCTGTATACGGTGTTGCACGCATGGCTGGCGGACGACAGTGAACTGCTGACCGTCTACGGTATGCGGTTGTCGGAACACCTCGCCGACTACGCCCGCCTGTTCGGCGGCGACGGCGCCCCGATGCACCAGGGCCGCTCCCTGACCTACCGCTTCGCGACCACGGCCCCACTGTGGCTGGGCGCCCTGACGGGCCGCACACCCCTGCCGCCGGGCGAGACCAGAAGACTCGCCTCGGGCGCGTTGAGGTACTTCCTGGACCGGGGCGCGGTCGACGAGCGGGGCCTGCTCACCCTGGGCTGGCTCGGCCCCGACGAGAAGGTCCTGCAGGGCTACTCGGGCCCCGCCTCGCCCTACTGGGCGAGCAAGGGCTTCCTCGGCCTGCTCCTGCCACCGGAGCACGAGGTGTGGACGGCGCCCGAGGAACCCGCCCCGGCCGAGCGCACCGACGCGGTCACACCGATCCCCGCACCCAACTGGCTGCTGCAGTCGACCCGTTCCGACGGTGTGGTCCGCCTGCACAACCACGGCAGCGAGGACGTCCGCTACGACCCCTACTACACCCGCCTCGCCTACTCCACGGTCACCCGGCCCTCGCACTCGTCGCCCGACAACAGTGTGAGCGTCGGCGGAGACGCGAGCCGCACGGACATCACGCCCCTCGGGACGGGCGAGGGCTGGGCGGCCTCCCGTCACACGGTCACCGACGGCGTCACCGTCACCAGCCTGGTCATCGCCCACCGAGCGGCGGAGGTCCGCGCCCACCTGGTGGCGGGCGCGCCACCGGCGACGCCGGTGCGGATCACGGGCTGGGCGCCCGCGGAAGGCGCGACGGCCGAACTCCTGCCCGTGCACGGCCTGTCGGGGACGGACGCGCTCACGGGAACGACCGCCGACGGCGCGACGCTGTTCGTGGCCCTCGCCCGCCTCACCAAGGAGGCGGCCCCCCTGCCGCTCGCGGACCTGGTGTCCGTCACGGTGGAGCAGGCCCCCGGCGCCGGCGACGACGGCTACGAGCTGGACGTCCACTGGACCACGGGCCCCGCCATCCGGTTCCGTTTCACGGCGTCCACGGCACCGGACGGGCGGCCGCCCTCCGGGCCGGCCCCACAACCGTCCTGGTCGGTGACGATCGAGCCCCCGGCCTGA
- a CDS encoding rhamnogalacturonan acetylesterase, which yields MRRFNAAVLVTATLGAALTTVPAQAHDRPPAPGIENCTATACHFDVPPGTYDVTVRLGGPTAASTSISGETRRSLLPETATAAGERVSRSFTVDVRTPEGEPTGPDGTPGLDLTLGGSAPELAGIRVTPTRHARQVFLIGDSTVCDQPGDPYSGWGQQLPQFLRKGLSVANYADSGESTVTYLANPLLWGTVRPLIRPGDLVLIQLAHNDKTTDEATYRANLETLVSGVRDQGGRPVLVTPIVRRWFNADGTLNNGTALLVNGLGVDLPAVVRSVAAAGHVPLVDLTAKTKALVESLGVEGSKSIYLYNEKRDNTHTSVHGATVYAGLVRDALVAQHLVPRRETRVG from the coding sequence GTGAGACGTTTCAACGCCGCCGTGCTGGTGACGGCGACCCTGGGTGCCGCACTGACCACCGTGCCCGCCCAGGCCCATGACCGGCCGCCCGCGCCCGGCATCGAGAACTGCACCGCCACCGCCTGCCACTTCGACGTGCCACCGGGCACCTACGACGTCACGGTCCGCCTCGGCGGCCCCACGGCGGCGAGCACGAGCATCAGCGGGGAGACCCGGCGCTCACTGCTGCCCGAGACCGCCACGGCGGCCGGCGAGCGGGTGAGCCGCAGCTTCACCGTCGACGTCCGCACCCCGGAGGGCGAGCCCACCGGCCCGGACGGCACCCCCGGACTCGACCTCACCCTCGGTGGCTCGGCGCCCGAACTGGCCGGGATCCGGGTCACCCCCACCCGGCACGCCCGCCAGGTCTTCCTCATCGGCGACTCCACGGTCTGCGACCAGCCCGGCGACCCGTACTCCGGCTGGGGCCAGCAGCTCCCGCAGTTCCTGCGGAAGGGGCTGTCCGTCGCCAACTACGCCGACTCCGGCGAGAGCACCGTCACCTATCTGGCGAACCCCCTGCTCTGGGGCACCGTCCGGCCGCTGATCCGCCCCGGCGACCTCGTCCTGATCCAGCTCGCCCACAACGACAAGACGACCGACGAGGCGACCTACCGCGCCAACCTGGAGACCCTCGTCAGCGGCGTCCGCGACCAGGGCGGCCGCCCCGTCCTCGTCACCCCGATCGTGCGCCGCTGGTTCAACGCCGACGGCACGCTGAACAACGGCACCGCCCTGCTGGTGAACGGTCTCGGCGTCGACCTCCCCGCCGTCGTCCGCTCGGTCGCGGCCGCCGGGCACGTCCCGCTCGTCGACCTCACGGCGAAGACCAAGGCGCTCGTGGAGTCCCTGGGTGTGGAGGGCTCGAAGTCGATATACCTGTACAACGAGAAGCGGGACAACACGCACACCTCCGTGCATGGCGCCACGGTCTACGCCGGGCTGGTCCGCGACGCACTCGTCGCACAGCACCTGGTGCCCAGGCGCGAGACACGGGTGGGATGA
- a CDS encoding autotransporter has product MRSHTHRTAAAACALAAATLTLGAPPASAAPTGARDVTADVLADRDVTLDGDTVVTVPGGTTTYEGVFSGEGTLTVRGGGTLVLTRDSDFTLPASRQRQLVRTQGGNHPYTTVTNPDPPAITVERGATLQYGTGGGTGLIGHFPYHTPGYQLNQLNIRVDGTLRLSLTRTFNIGTISGSGLVTQPRNMWGTLDLAGTQPFSGVIDNGTGMAVGRPEYPVALPNARAVLNQGSWIIDTPLNRTITLRQDFSERAYGSDVNVHSRPGSRVVLTGQYGYSDQGGDTNPSLSDPELNWRAIPHQLNKRGTNIEGADVQWGDGTNHRIFMPGTKDTVYINLHTASGRRSRLTFDYDGPVTLGAPIGGGRYHDTLAAPGAGDVVIAGTRGNDVTFAAQQYYDGSTTIEKGAVLRLGSSRGDGGLLMGTPGRRVLNDGTLVVQNASTPVTLSRIGGSGSLVQSGAATTTLSGGAVTYTGTTTVSRGTLALRQGASLAGSRAIRLTSPRARLDAGAVGLRVASTLTGSGTVLGAVTNDGVVTGGLTITGDYTQAERAQLVLSRTPLKVTGRVWLAGHLDLSAAGSRPARTITVLDHTGRTPIEGTFEGLREGATVKLADATYRVSYRGGDGNDVVLTAIAGGPSASAPGPASSGAASGSRSASSAVGERLGWWPYALCLGLIVGLAVPRAAQRTRNREKRQGGRHATRG; this is encoded by the coding sequence GTGCGCAGTCATACCCACAGGACAGCAGCGGCCGCCTGCGCCCTCGCGGCGGCCACCCTCACCCTCGGCGCTCCCCCGGCGTCGGCGGCTCCCACCGGCGCCCGCGACGTCACCGCCGACGTGCTCGCGGACCGGGACGTGACACTCGACGGCGACACGGTGGTCACCGTGCCGGGCGGGACGACGACGTACGAGGGCGTCTTCAGCGGCGAGGGAACGCTCACCGTGCGCGGCGGTGGAACCCTGGTCCTCACCAGGGACAGCGACTTCACGCTGCCCGCCTCGCGGCAGCGGCAGCTGGTGCGCACCCAGGGCGGCAACCACCCGTACACCACCGTGACCAACCCGGACCCTCCCGCGATCACGGTGGAGCGCGGCGCGACACTGCAGTACGGCACGGGCGGCGGCACCGGTCTGATCGGCCACTTCCCGTACCACACCCCCGGATACCAGCTGAACCAACTCAACATCCGCGTCGACGGCACGCTCCGACTGTCGCTCACCCGCACGTTCAACATCGGCACCATCAGCGGCTCAGGCCTGGTCACCCAGCCGCGGAACATGTGGGGCACCCTCGACCTGGCCGGAACGCAGCCGTTCTCCGGGGTCATCGACAACGGCACCGGAATGGCGGTCGGCCGCCCCGAGTACCCGGTGGCGCTGCCCAACGCCCGCGCCGTCCTCAACCAGGGCTCGTGGATCATCGACACCCCGCTGAACCGGACGATCACCCTGCGGCAGGACTTCTCCGAGCGCGCCTACGGCAGCGACGTCAACGTCCACTCGCGCCCCGGAAGCAGGGTCGTGCTCACCGGCCAGTACGGCTACAGCGACCAGGGCGGCGACACGAACCCCTCGCTGAGCGATCCGGAACTGAACTGGCGCGCGATCCCCCACCAGTTGAACAAGCGCGGGACGAACATCGAGGGCGCGGACGTGCAGTGGGGCGACGGAACGAACCACCGGATCTTCATGCCGGGTACGAAGGATACTGTCTACATCAATCTGCATACGGCGAGCGGTCGACGGTCGCGGCTCACCTTCGACTACGACGGCCCCGTGACGCTCGGCGCGCCGATCGGCGGCGGCCGGTACCACGACACGCTGGCCGCGCCCGGCGCCGGAGACGTCGTCATCGCGGGGACGCGCGGCAACGACGTGACGTTTGCGGCCCAGCAGTACTACGACGGCTCGACGACCATCGAGAAGGGCGCGGTGCTGCGCCTGGGATCGAGCCGGGGGGACGGCGGGCTGCTGATGGGAACCCCCGGCCGCCGGGTGCTGAACGACGGCACGCTCGTCGTCCAGAACGCCTCGACTCCCGTGACCCTGTCCCGGATCGGCGGCTCGGGGTCCCTGGTCCAGTCGGGCGCCGCGACCACGACGCTGTCGGGCGGCGCGGTGACGTACACGGGGACGACGACGGTGTCGCGGGGGACGCTGGCGCTGCGCCAGGGGGCGAGTCTCGCGGGGAGCCGGGCCATCCGCCTCACGAGCCCGCGGGCGCGGCTGGACGCGGGGGCGGTGGGCCTGCGGGTGGCGAGCACCCTCACCGGCAGCGGCACGGTGCTCGGCGCGGTCACGAACGACGGCGTGGTCACGGGTGGGCTCACCATCACGGGCGACTACACACAGGCCGAACGGGCCCAACTGGTCCTGAGCCGTACACCCCTCAAGGTGACCGGGCGGGTGTGGCTGGCCGGACATCTCGATCTGTCCGCCGCCGGTTCGCGGCCGGCCCGGACCATCACGGTCCTCGACCACACGGGCCGCACGCCGATCGAGGGCACGTTCGAGGGCCTGCGCGAGGGTGCCACGGTGAAGCTCGCCGACGCCACCTACCGCGTCAGCTACCGGGGCGGCGACGGGAATGACGTCGTCCTCACCGCCATCGCGGGCGGCCCGTCGGCGTCGGCGCCCGGCCCGGCGTCGTCCGGGGCGGCATCGGGCTCCCGCAGCGCGAGCTCCGCCGTCGGCGAGCGGCTCGGCTGGTGGCCCTACGCGCTGTGCCTCGGTCTGATCGTCGGCCTGGCGGTCCCGAGGGCGGCCCAGCGCACCCGGAACCGCGAGAAGCGGCAGGGCGGACGGCACGCGACGCGCGGGTGA
- the mmuM gene encoding homocysteine S-methyltransferase, producing MTSDTFPASPASAAFAEALDAGTVVLDGGMSNQLESAGHDLSDSLWSARLLAERPEAITEAHLAYFEAGASVAITASYQATFEGFARRGIGHERAAELIALSVELARDAARQAQAKGVTRPLFVAASAGPYGAMLADGSEYRGRYGLTVEELERFHRPRLEVLAAARPDVLALETVPDTDEAKALLRAIRGLGVPAWLSYTVDGRRTRAGQPLEEAFTLAADADEVVAVGVNCCAPEDADTAVATAARTAGKPVVVYPNSGEAWDAAARVWNGRSTFAPAQVEGWRTAGARLIGGCCRVGPEAIAGVARALTAP from the coding sequence ATGACCAGCGACACCTTCCCCGCTTCTCCCGCCTCTGCCGCCTTCGCCGAAGCCCTCGACGCCGGGACGGTCGTGCTCGACGGCGGCATGTCCAACCAGCTCGAGTCGGCAGGGCACGACCTGAGCGACTCGCTGTGGTCGGCGCGGCTGCTCGCCGAGCGTCCCGAGGCGATCACCGAAGCCCACCTGGCCTACTTCGAGGCGGGTGCGAGCGTGGCGATCACGGCCAGCTACCAGGCCACCTTCGAGGGGTTCGCGAGGCGCGGCATCGGCCATGAGCGGGCGGCCGAACTCATCGCGCTGAGCGTTGAACTGGCCCGGGACGCGGCACGGCAGGCGCAGGCGAAGGGGGTGACGCGGCCGCTGTTCGTGGCCGCGTCGGCGGGACCCTATGGGGCGATGCTCGCGGACGGCTCCGAGTACCGGGGCCGCTACGGGCTCACCGTGGAGGAACTGGAGCGCTTCCACCGCCCGCGCCTCGAGGTACTGGCGGCAGCACGGCCCGACGTGCTGGCGCTGGAGACGGTTCCGGACACCGACGAGGCGAAGGCCCTGCTGCGAGCCATACGGGGGCTGGGCGTGCCCGCATGGCTTTCGTATACGGTCGACGGTCGGCGTACTCGCGCCGGACAGCCGTTGGAGGAAGCCTTCACCCTGGCCGCCGACGCGGACGAGGTGGTGGCCGTCGGTGTGAACTGCTGCGCGCCCGAGGACGCGGACACCGCGGTCGCGACGGCCGCCCGCACAGCCGGCAAGCCGGTCGTCGTCTACCCCAACAGCGGTGAGGCCTGGGACGCCGCGGCGCGCGTCTGGAACGGCCGCTCGACCTTCGCCCCGGCGCAGGTCGAGGGCTGGCGCACTGCCGGGGCCCGGCTGATCGGCGGTTGCTGCCGGGTGGGCCCGGAGGCGATCGCGGGGGTCGCCCGCGCGCTGACGGCGCCGTAG
- a CDS encoding carboxylesterase family protein, protein MTADQTNPVVRTPYGAVRGRYEHGVATFRGIPYAAPPFGPRRFRPPAPPEPWDGVRDADCFGPTAPKPPYSEAFAQYLSDPDLPGDDCLNLNVWTPHPGPDARLPVMVWLHGGALTRGSSAVPVYDGHTFARDGVVLVSVNYRLGVEGYGLFPDAPANPGLRDQLAALRWVHESIGAFGGDPDRITLCGQSAGAISIGALIAAPQAQGLFRRAVLQSGPPEASDRDKVRRMVRRMATRLKVPATAEAFAAVDRELLLRTQAEVGRLSSPVLGGPAFGIVVDGDLVPRDPLEALVDGEAARGADLLMGWTRDEYRLWLVPGGLMERVDRLGAVALAGAMARCHCGHEVVRGYRARRPEAGTAEIVGQLVTDHLLRLPLHRLADARPGSSYVYEFAWPSRLPGLGACHALELGFVFDSGDVPESRKLAGEGAPQELADAMHGAWVRFATDGDPGWEAWDATHPVRIFGDGQPYTAYGPRDAELLLWAADTTDPQATAVPTAGPADTSRARAAELRSVIRRLRRSGGVRGG, encoded by the coding sequence ATGACGGCAGACCAGACGAACCCCGTGGTCAGAACCCCGTACGGGGCGGTACGCGGCAGGTACGAACACGGGGTGGCGACCTTCCGCGGGATACCGTATGCAGCGCCACCCTTCGGCCCCCGGCGGTTCAGACCACCGGCGCCGCCCGAGCCGTGGGACGGCGTGCGCGACGCGGACTGCTTCGGCCCCACCGCGCCGAAGCCGCCGTACTCCGAGGCCTTCGCCCAGTACCTGTCCGACCCGGACCTGCCCGGCGACGACTGCCTCAACCTCAACGTGTGGACGCCCCATCCCGGCCCGGACGCCCGGCTCCCCGTCATGGTGTGGCTGCACGGCGGAGCACTGACCCGCGGCTCGTCGGCTGTACCCGTGTACGACGGGCACACCTTCGCCCGCGACGGCGTCGTCCTCGTCTCCGTCAACTACCGGCTCGGCGTGGAGGGCTACGGCCTCTTCCCGGACGCCCCCGCCAACCCCGGCCTGCGCGACCAGCTGGCCGCCCTGCGATGGGTGCACGAGTCGATCGGGGCGTTCGGCGGCGACCCCGACCGGATCACCCTGTGCGGACAGTCGGCCGGCGCCATCAGCATCGGCGCCCTGATCGCCGCCCCGCAGGCCCAGGGCCTGTTCCGGCGGGCCGTCCTGCAGAGCGGACCACCGGAGGCCTCCGACCGCGACAAGGTACGGCGCATGGTGCGCCGCATGGCGACCCGGCTCAAGGTGCCCGCCACCGCGGAGGCCTTCGCCGCCGTCGACCGGGAGCTGCTGCTGCGCACCCAGGCGGAGGTCGGCCGGCTCAGCAGCCCGGTCCTCGGCGGCCCCGCCTTCGGCATCGTCGTCGACGGCGACCTCGTCCCGCGCGACCCGCTGGAGGCGCTGGTGGACGGCGAGGCGGCGAGGGGCGCCGACCTGCTCATGGGCTGGACCCGCGACGAGTACCGGCTGTGGCTGGTCCCGGGCGGACTGATGGAACGCGTGGACCGGCTGGGCGCCGTCGCGCTGGCCGGCGCCATGGCCCGCTGCCACTGCGGGCACGAGGTCGTCCGCGGCTACCGAGCCCGGCGCCCCGAAGCCGGTACGGCGGAGATCGTCGGCCAGCTGGTCACCGACCACCTGCTGCGCCTTCCGCTGCACCGCCTGGCCGACGCCCGCCCGGGCTCGTCGTACGTCTACGAGTTCGCCTGGCCCTCGCGGCTGCCCGGCCTCGGCGCCTGCCACGCCCTGGAGCTCGGCTTCGTCTTCGACAGCGGTGACGTCCCGGAATCCCGCAAGCTGGCCGGGGAAGGCGCCCCGCAGGAACTGGCCGACGCGATGCACGGGGCATGGGTGCGTTTCGCCACGGACGGCGACCCGGGGTGGGAGGCGTGGGACGCCACACACCCGGTCCGGATCTTCGGCGACGGACAACCGTATACCGCATACGGTCCACGGGATGCGGAACTCCTCCTGTGGGCGGCCGACACCACGGACCCGCAGGCCACAGCCGTGCCGACGGCGGGGCCGGCTGACACCTCCCGCGCCCGGGCCGCAGAACTGCGCTCGGTGATACGGCGGCTACGGCGCTCCGGCGGAGTCCGCGGAGGCTGA
- a CDS encoding glycoside hydrolase family 43 protein, with amino-acid sequence MSRDDDHLPQVPTRRLMLKGAALAAGALAAGTGAAQAAPATPKAAPYVNPLVLQRADPHIHRHTDGHYYFTATVPEYDRIILRRSRTLGGLSTAAESVIWRAHSSGVMGAHIWAPELHRIGGKWYIYFASAPAESVWDIRIWVLQNAHPDPFKGTWAEKGQIKTAWETFSLDATTFTHRGTRYLAWAQHEPGMDNNTALWLSRMANPWTLTGPQIRLSTPEYDWECVGFKVNEGPYVIQRNGRVFMTYSASATDYHYCVGLLTADTNSDLMNPANWAKSTTPVFTSNDTTKQYGPGHNCFTVAEDGRTDVLVYHARQYKEITGDPLNDPNRHTRVQKFGWKSDGTPDFGIPVADTAKASV; translated from the coding sequence ATGAGCCGCGACGACGACCACCTGCCCCAAGTCCCCACCCGCAGGCTGATGCTGAAGGGCGCCGCCCTGGCCGCGGGCGCCCTGGCCGCCGGCACCGGCGCGGCCCAGGCGGCCCCCGCGACCCCGAAGGCAGCCCCGTACGTGAACCCCCTCGTCCTCCAGCGTGCCGACCCGCACATCCACCGCCACACCGACGGCCACTACTACTTCACGGCCACCGTGCCCGAGTACGACCGGATCATCCTGCGACGCTCCCGCACACTGGGCGGCCTGTCCACCGCCGCCGAGTCCGTCATCTGGCGGGCGCACTCCAGCGGCGTCATGGGCGCGCACATCTGGGCGCCGGAGCTGCACCGCATCGGCGGCAAGTGGTACATCTACTTCGCCTCCGCGCCCGCCGAGAGCGTGTGGGACATCCGCATCTGGGTCCTTCAGAACGCCCACCCCGACCCCTTCAAGGGCACCTGGGCGGAGAAGGGCCAGATCAAGACCGCCTGGGAGACCTTCTCCCTCGACGCCACCACCTTCACCCACCGCGGCACCCGCTACCTCGCCTGGGCACAGCACGAGCCCGGCATGGACAACAACACCGCCCTGTGGCTGTCCAGGATGGCGAACCCCTGGACCCTGACAGGTCCGCAGATCCGCCTCTCCACGCCCGAGTACGACTGGGAGTGCGTCGGCTTCAAGGTCAACGAGGGCCCGTACGTCATCCAGCGCAACGGCCGCGTCTTCATGACCTACTCGGCGTCCGCCACCGACTACCACTACTGCGTCGGCCTGCTCACCGCCGACACCAACAGCGACCTGATGAACCCCGCGAACTGGGCCAAGTCCACCACCCCCGTCTTCACCAGCAACGACACCACCAAGCAGTACGGCCCCGGCCACAACTGCTTCACGGTCGCCGAGGACGGCCGCACCGACGTCCTCGTCTACCACGCCCGCCAGTACAAGGAGATCACCGGCGACCCGCTGAACGACCCCAACCGGCACACCCGCGTGCAGAAGTTCGGCTGGAAGTCCGACGGCACTCCCGACTTCGGTATCCCCGTCGCCGACACCGCGAAGGCGAGCGTCTGA
- a CDS encoding isocitrate lyase/phosphoenolpyruvate mutase family protein has protein sequence MTVFADLHHADTPLLLPNAWDHASALALASRGFRAIGTTSLGVAASAGLPDGAAATREHTLRLAHGLGSQPFPLSVDAEGGFSDDPDEVGEFARELWAAGAAGVNLEDGLGPAGRHAAKISAVKSAAPGLFVNARTDTHWLGDGGGDDTRRRLDLYQEAGADGVFVPGLREPGAIAALVRHLGVPLNILYSPDGPAVPHLADLGVRRVSLGSLLYRRALGAAVEAATAVASGHVPEGTPYSYDDVQALSADPGASG, from the coding sequence ATGACCGTCTTCGCCGACCTCCACCACGCGGATACGCCCCTCCTGCTCCCGAACGCCTGGGACCACGCCTCGGCCCTGGCCCTGGCCTCCCGCGGCTTCCGGGCGATCGGCACGACCAGTCTCGGCGTCGCCGCCTCCGCCGGACTGCCCGACGGGGCCGCCGCGACGCGCGAGCACACCCTCCGGCTCGCTCACGGCCTCGGCTCACAGCCCTTCCCGCTGTCCGTCGACGCGGAAGGCGGATTCAGCGACGACCCGGACGAGGTGGGCGAGTTCGCCCGGGAGCTGTGGGCGGCCGGGGCCGCCGGCGTCAACCTGGAGGACGGGCTCGGACCGGCCGGCCGGCACGCCGCGAAGATCAGCGCGGTCAAGTCGGCCGCACCCGGCCTCTTCGTCAACGCGCGCACCGACACCCACTGGCTGGGCGACGGCGGCGGCGACGACACGCGCCGCCGTCTGGACCTCTATCAGGAGGCGGGCGCCGACGGCGTGTTCGTTCCCGGGCTGAGAGAACCCGGGGCGATCGCCGCCCTCGTGCGGCATCTCGGCGTCCCTCTCAACATCCTCTACTCACCGGACGGCCCCGCCGTCCCCCACCTCGCCGACCTCGGCGTGCGCCGCGTCAGTCTCGGCTCGCTGCTGTACCGGCGGGCGCTGGGCGCGGCCGTCGAGGCGGCGACCGCCGTCGCGTCCGGACACGTACCCGAGGGCACGCCCTACTCCTACGACGACGTACAGGCTCTCAGCGCCGATCCCGGGGCCAGTGGGTGA